A single region of the Hyphomicrobiales bacterium genome encodes:
- a CDS encoding conserved hypothetical protein (Evidence 4 : Unknown function but conserved in other organisms), which translates to MRWAVLVAPLALVGCISAKPGAESVQLLANAELVKGCAFIEQDSIGIDALESGGIDNLRKDLITKMKNKAVSVGGTHVLTSGPTVSLPGPVTNITGDIYRCG; encoded by the coding sequence ATGCGTTGGGCAGTTCTGGTCGCGCCGTTGGCGCTGGTGGGGTGTATTTCGGCGAAGCCGGGGGCGGAGTCTGTACAGTTGTTGGCCAATGCTGAGCTTGTCAAAGGCTGCGCCTTTATCGAACAAGACAGTATTGGTATTGACGCATTGGAGAGCGGGGGGATCGACAATCTCCGCAAGGATCTTATTACAAAAATGAAGAACAAGGCGGTCTCTGTTGGCGGAACTCATGTTCTCACATCGGGGCCTACAGTGTCTCTACCGGGACCGGTAACAAACATAACCGGCGACATATACCGCTGCGGCTAG